A stretch of the Pedobacter sp. MC2016-14 genome encodes the following:
- a CDS encoding TonB-dependent receptor gives MIKKSTKAFYIFIICVLSASAVNAQNIVVSGTVTDKETRLPVPGVSVTIKGTTSGTSTNQNGNYSFNTTARPPFTIVVSYVGHAPIERQVSSVAGGVNFELESGGILGQEVVISASRTPERILESPVTIERIGASAIKELPGVSFYDAILNLKGVEMSTQSLTFKSVNARGFNSNGNNRFNQFVDGMDNQAPGLNFSVGNIVGLSELDVDNVELLPGAASALYGAGGINGTLLMTSKNPFNYPGASFQYKTGVNHVNDNNSAVQEYKQFDMRLAKSWNNKFGVKATFSFLQAKDWQGNDMTNFDRANNRVKSGDRASDPNYDGINVYGDEVSQNMRNITQGSIEPAVRAGILSASGNTLDPRAFLSAVPANASYATYLGAINAIPNAALRAAVTNQYLPFFYGIRNPSVLPDQSVSRDGYNESSLVDNDTKSLKTNISLNYRITKSIEAIAQVNWGTGTSVYTGTERYSLRNFSIGQYKLELKGDDFYVRGYTTQERSGDSYIAAVLGLSINEVSSPSTTWFPAYVGTFIGSRLAGQSVEASNSLARATANSTGRGRFLPGSANFEQAKYQIRNTNISSTVINEADPSKSVYGARFDDKTNLYHYEGMYNFTNALKNAVELQVGASSRLYQLRSGGTIFDDLNREINIKEYGAFAQLGKKLFSDKLKLTLAARYDKNSNFEGRVTPRFTGVYTVAKNNNIRLSYQTGYRNPTTQNQYIDLSVLGGQSRLIGGLPESLTKYDFYNRKGVLRKDYNAYLNSAAGGIPNAALLVPYTFDPKGLRPESVQSYELGYKGLITDGLLIDVYGYYNQYKDFITSVALYRAEPGKSYTSFGVPVNAAGKVTSYGSALGLDYLIGKYTLSGNVSQNALGKMPADYENDFNTPKVRFNVGFANREVVKNVGFNVQYRWQDSYYWLSSFAAGEVPAFSTVDAQANLKVPSINSIFKIGGSNLLNKYYKTSFGNPEVGALYYMSITFNP, from the coding sequence ATGATCAAAAAATCTACTAAAGCATTTTACATTTTTATAATTTGTGTGCTTTCCGCCTCAGCAGTTAATGCTCAAAATATAGTTGTTAGTGGTACCGTGACTGACAAAGAAACCAGGCTTCCGGTTCCAGGAGTAAGTGTTACCATTAAGGGTACTACTTCTGGTACTTCTACCAATCAAAATGGAAATTATTCTTTCAACACCACTGCGCGGCCGCCTTTTACTATAGTAGTATCATACGTAGGGCATGCACCTATAGAGCGCCAGGTGAGCAGTGTTGCAGGCGGTGTAAATTTTGAACTGGAATCTGGTGGAATTCTAGGTCAGGAGGTTGTTATTTCTGCTTCCAGAACGCCAGAGCGGATCCTTGAATCGCCGGTTACCATAGAGCGCATTGGTGCTTCTGCAATTAAGGAATTGCCGGGTGTATCCTTTTATGATGCTATCCTTAATTTAAAGGGCGTAGAAATGAGTACGCAAAGTTTAACCTTTAAATCGGTGAATGCACGTGGTTTCAATTCAAATGGCAACAACCGCTTTAATCAGTTTGTTGATGGGATGGACAATCAGGCTCCGGGTTTAAACTTTTCTGTGGGTAATATTGTTGGGCTTTCTGAGTTGGATGTAGACAATGTAGAATTACTACCGGGTGCGGCATCTGCTTTATATGGTGCAGGGGGAATTAACGGAACACTCTTAATGACCTCTAAAAACCCGTTCAATTATCCAGGAGCAAGTTTTCAATACAAAACAGGTGTAAATCACGTAAATGATAACAATTCTGCTGTACAGGAATACAAGCAGTTTGATATGCGTTTGGCTAAATCATGGAACAATAAATTCGGGGTAAAGGCTACTTTTTCATTTTTACAGGCTAAGGATTGGCAGGGAAATGACATGACCAATTTTGACAGGGCAAATAATAGGGTAAAGTCAGGAGATAGGGCTTCTGATCCCAATTATGATGGGATCAATGTGTATGGTGACGAGGTAAGTCAGAATATGAGAAATATTACTCAAGGCAGTATTGAACCTGCTGTTAGAGCTGGAATTTTATCGGCTTCGGGGAATACGCTTGATCCAAGGGCATTTTTGAGCGCTGTTCCGGCTAATGCCAGTTATGCTACTTATCTTGGGGCAATTAACGCCATACCTAATGCAGCCTTACGTGCAGCTGTTACTAATCAATATTTGCCGTTTTTTTATGGGATCAGAAATCCTTCTGTGCTGCCAGATCAGTCAGTATCCAGAGATGGTTATAATGAATCTAGCTTGGTAGATAACGATACAAAATCCTTAAAAACCAATATTTCATTAAATTATAGAATCACTAAAAGTATAGAGGCAATTGCACAAGTAAACTGGGGAACAGGAACCTCTGTTTATACTGGTACAGAGCGTTACTCTTTGCGTAATTTCAGTATTGGTCAATATAAATTGGAACTTAAAGGAGATGATTTTTACGTAAGGGGATATACTACTCAGGAAAGATCAGGTGATTCTTACATTGCGGCCGTGTTGGGCTTATCTATCAATGAAGTATCTAGTCCTAGCACAACCTGGTTTCCTGCATATGTAGGCACGTTTATAGGGTCAAGACTAGCCGGGCAATCTGTTGAAGCATCTAACTCATTGGCCAGGGCAACGGCAAACAGTACAGGAAGAGGAAGATTTTTACCTGGCTCTGCAAACTTTGAACAGGCCAAATATCAGATCAGGAATACCAACATCAGTTCTACCGTAATCAATGAAGCTGATCCTTCTAAAAGTGTATATGGAGCAAGGTTTGATGATAAAACGAACCTGTATCATTACGAAGGGATGTACAATTTTACAAATGCTTTAAAGAACGCAGTTGAACTTCAGGTAGGTGCTTCTTCCAGGTTGTATCAGTTGCGGTCTGGTGGTACTATATTTGATGATTTAAACCGCGAAATAAACATTAAAGAATACGGTGCGTTTGCACAGCTGGGTAAAAAGCTGTTTAGCGACAAGCTAAAACTTACTTTAGCTGCCCGTTACGACAAAAATTCCAATTTTGAAGGTCGTGTAACACCAAGGTTTACAGGAGTATATACGGTTGCAAAAAATAACAACATCCGCTTGTCATACCAAACTGGTTATCGTAACCCGACCACACAAAATCAATACATAGACCTGTCTGTTTTGGGTGGACAGTCCAGACTAATTGGAGGTTTGCCTGAAAGCTTAACTAAGTATGATTTTTACAATAGGAAAGGTGTCTTGAGGAAAGATTATAACGCCTATCTTAATTCAGCTGCTGGTGGAATTCCAAATGCTGCGTTGTTGGTTCCTTATACTTTTGACCCTAAAGGCTTGCGGCCTGAGAGTGTACAATCGTACGAGCTGGGCTATAAAGGTTTAATTACCGATGGATTGCTGATTGATGTGTATGGTTATTATAACCAGTATAAAGACTTTATTACTTCAGTAGCGCTATATAGAGCAGAGCCAGGAAAGTCTTATACCAGTTTTGGCGTGCCTGTAAATGCTGCAGGTAAGGTAACATCTTATGGAAGTGCCCTGGGATTGGATTATCTGATTGGAAAATATACCTTAAGCGGAAACGTTTCTCAAAATGCGTTAGGTAAAATGCCTGCAGATTATGAAAATGACTTTAATACGCCTAAAGTAAGGTTCAATGTAGGTTTTGCTAACCGCGAGGTGGTTAAAAATGTAGGCTTTAATGTTCAATACCGTTGGCAAGATAGTTATTACTGGTTATCATCATTTGCAGCTGGTGAAGTTCCAGCCTTTTCTACCGTTGATGCGCAAGCCAACTTAAAAGTACCTTCTATAAACTCTATCTTTAAAATAGGAGGTTCAAACTTACTGAATAAGTATTACAAAACCTCTTTTGGTAATCCGGAAGTTGGAGCCTTGTATTACATGTCTATCACTTTTAATCCTTAA
- a CDS encoding glycoside hydrolase family 31 protein, protein MEEVNEQGKEIKNKENIQEIVEETIQHLNNPVTDLQQIVKKYLTSVISVVADGNKFYFSDGEAKVEVRVVSDEIIRIRLAPHGVFLGDFSYAVPVVDQKVTTFRLEEREDHYAILTNTVTCKIRKSDFHISFIENTSQLLMSEDASPMHWEENVDFGGYYVYATKKCLPEENFFGLGDKSGNFNLRGRHFENWNTDAYSFGWDRDPLYRTIPFYLGVHSDLAYGIFFDNTFKSFFDFGKEDHEKTSFWADGGELQYYYIHGPHLMDVVKRYQTLTGTHHMPPKWAIGYHQCRWSYYPESKVKEVAEGFRSRNIPCDAIYLDIDYMDGYRCFTWNKKHFPDPKRMIKELNDIGMKTVVMIDPGIKVDDNYWVFKEGKENNFFCRRSDDYFMEGHVWPGRCQFPDFTNPAVREWWGGLYKELVDIGVAGVWNDMNEPAVFGSGTFPNDVRHNLDGYRGSHRKAHNVYGMQMVRSTYDGLKKLMKNKRPFTITRAGYAGMQRYSSVWTGDNVATWEHLKIGSIQCQRMSISGVPFCGTDIGGFSGEPDGELFTRWIQLGVFSPFMRAHSAGDTAEREPWSFGEPFTSINRKFIELRYKLMPYIYSVFWEHHRYGFPILRPLVMMEQVNAGNHFRQDEFSFGDKILVCPILEQGAVSRIVYLPKGMWYNYWTHELLGGGKEHDIKAPLEIIPLFVRAGSVVPEYPVMQYVGEKHIEEVLLNVYYADYEVNSYLYEDHGDTFAYEQGIYSEKKFVVKGDSHTLSIVQDVDGLYTSNYELYNYNVIGMPFEVKKVIVDDVEFSFTIDEHQCLRFKSNKNFSDIKIFGV, encoded by the coding sequence ATGGAAGAAGTAAACGAACAAGGTAAGGAAATAAAAAATAAGGAGAATATCCAGGAGATTGTTGAAGAAACAATACAGCACCTTAATAATCCGGTTACAGATCTGCAGCAAATCGTTAAAAAATACCTCACCTCTGTTATAAGTGTTGTAGCAGACGGGAATAAGTTCTATTTTTCTGATGGGGAAGCGAAAGTAGAAGTAAGGGTAGTTAGCGATGAAATTATTAGGATCAGGCTGGCACCACATGGCGTATTTCTGGGCGATTTCTCTTATGCTGTACCTGTAGTAGATCAAAAGGTGACTACATTTAGATTAGAAGAACGCGAAGACCATTATGCCATTTTAACCAATACGGTTACCTGTAAAATTAGAAAAAGCGATTTCCATATTTCATTTATTGAAAATACAAGTCAGTTGTTGATGAGCGAAGATGCTTCTCCAATGCATTGGGAAGAGAATGTTGACTTCGGGGGCTATTATGTGTATGCCACAAAAAAATGTCTTCCTGAAGAGAACTTTTTTGGCTTAGGTGATAAATCAGGAAATTTTAACCTTAGAGGTCGGCATTTTGAAAACTGGAATACAGATGCTTATTCTTTTGGCTGGGACCGCGACCCATTATACCGCACCATTCCCTTTTATTTAGGTGTCCATAGCGACCTGGCTTACGGTATTTTCTTTGACAATACCTTTAAGTCTTTTTTTGACTTTGGCAAGGAAGATCATGAAAAGACCAGTTTTTGGGCCGATGGGGGCGAACTTCAATATTACTACATTCACGGCCCTCATTTAATGGACGTCGTAAAACGTTATCAAACACTTACGGGCACTCATCATATGCCGCCAAAATGGGCAATAGGCTATCATCAATGTAGGTGGAGCTACTACCCGGAAAGTAAAGTTAAGGAAGTGGCAGAAGGTTTCAGGTCAAGGAACATTCCTTGTGATGCCATTTACCTGGATATTGACTACATGGATGGTTACCGCTGTTTTACCTGGAATAAAAAGCATTTTCCGGATCCGAAAAGGATGATAAAGGAATTGAACGACATTGGTATGAAGACCGTAGTGATGATTGATCCGGGTATTAAAGTAGATGATAACTATTGGGTTTTTAAAGAAGGTAAAGAGAACAATTTCTTTTGCAGAAGGAGTGATGATTATTTTATGGAAGGCCATGTATGGCCGGGCAGATGTCAGTTTCCGGATTTTACCAATCCTGCGGTTCGGGAATGGTGGGGTGGTTTGTACAAAGAACTAGTTGATATAGGTGTTGCTGGTGTATGGAACGACATGAATGAGCCTGCAGTTTTTGGCTCAGGAACCTTTCCAAATGATGTAAGGCACAATTTGGACGGCTACAGAGGTTCGCACCGTAAAGCACACAATGTTTACGGTATGCAAATGGTGCGCTCTACTTATGATGGCTTGAAGAAGCTGATGAAAAATAAGCGCCCATTTACCATAACACGCGCGGGTTACGCTGGTATGCAGCGTTATAGCAGTGTGTGGACAGGTGATAACGTGGCCACCTGGGAACACTTGAAAATAGGGAGTATTCAATGCCAGCGGATGTCCATTTCTGGCGTGCCATTTTGTGGTACTGATATTGGCGGATTTAGCGGTGAGCCAGATGGTGAATTGTTTACCAGATGGATACAGTTGGGTGTGTTTTCTCCCTTTATGCGGGCACACTCTGCCGGTGATACAGCAGAACGTGAACCATGGAGCTTTGGCGAGCCTTTTACCAGTATCAACCGTAAATTTATTGAGTTGAGGTATAAACTGATGCCTTATATCTACTCTGTATTCTGGGAACACCACCGGTACGGATTCCCTATCCTAAGACCCTTGGTGATGATGGAACAGGTAAATGCTGGAAACCATTTCCGTCAGGATGAATTTAGTTTTGGAGATAAAATATTGGTTTGTCCGATACTGGAACAGGGCGCAGTTTCCAGAATTGTGTACCTGCCCAAGGGAATGTGGTACAATTACTGGACACATGAATTATTAGGTGGTGGAAAGGAGCACGATATCAAAGCGCCTCTGGAAATTATCCCGCTATTTGTACGTGCGGGTTCGGTAGTTCCTGAATACCCCGTAATGCAGTATGTAGGCGAGAAACATATTGAAGAAGTACTCTTAAATGTTTACTATGCAGATTATGAGGTAAACTCTTATCTGTATGAAGATCATGGTGATACCTTTGCGTATGAGCAGGGCATATATTCTGAAAAGAAGTTTGTGGTAAAGGGCGATAGCCATACGCTCTCTATTGTACAGGATGTAGATGGATTGTACACTTCAAATTATGAATTGTACAATTACAATGTTATTGGTATGCCTTTTGAAGTTAAGAAGGTGATCGTTGACGATGTAGAGTTTAGCTTTACTATAGATGAACATCAGTGTTTGCGTTTTAAATCTAACAAGAATTTTTCAGACATTAAGATATTTGGTGTTTAA
- the glgB gene encoding 1,4-alpha-glucan branching protein GlgB, with protein sequence MPNKNVAVYSLFTDFDISLFVTGKHFRLYEKMGAHIITVDNSSGTYFAVWAPNAQEVGVIGDFNEWDRTSHILYKRLDASGIWEGFIPLIGKGTIYKFHIKGFDGNVFEKGDPFANKWEHPPRTASIVWEMDYSWKDKSWLNKRPKVNALDQPISVYELHLGSWQRDPSDPARVLTYKEIGTSLVPYVKEMGFTHVELMPIMEYPYYPSWGYQITGYYAASSRHGTPQELMNLIEELHKQNIAVILDWVPSHFPGDSHGLFNFDGTHLYEHADMRKGFHPDWKSYIFNYDRPEVRCFLISNALYWLDKFHADGLRVDAVASMLYFNFSRKGGEAATNEYGGSENLGAITFLKDLNEAVYNNYPGVQTIAEESSTFPGVTHPVMDGGLGFGMKWMMGWMNDTLKYFKNDPINRKFHHHQLTFSITYAFSEKFMLPFSHDEVVHGKSSMIYKMPGDEWQKFANLRTLYTYMFTQPGTKLLFMGNEFAQNGEWNFTRSLDWHLLKYASHAGMQKTVKALNQLYKTEPALYQNNFSYDGFEWLDADDWQHSIYVYIRKAQKAKDTLIVILNLTPVYREQYRIGLPFKGKWAELFNTDATEFFGSGKVNGEAAVPEQVSCNGRDYSITINVPPLAAVVLKQIK encoded by the coding sequence ATGCCCAACAAAAACGTAGCTGTTTACAGTTTATTTACAGATTTCGATATTTCTTTGTTTGTCACTGGTAAGCATTTTCGTCTCTACGAAAAAATGGGTGCCCACATCATCACAGTAGATAATAGTTCAGGAACTTACTTTGCTGTTTGGGCCCCCAATGCACAGGAAGTTGGGGTGATCGGTGATTTTAATGAATGGGACAGGACTTCCCACATTTTGTATAAACGGCTGGATGCTTCTGGTATTTGGGAGGGTTTTATACCCTTAATAGGCAAGGGCACCATTTACAAATTCCACATTAAAGGTTTTGATGGCAATGTGTTTGAGAAAGGAGATCCTTTTGCAAATAAATGGGAGCATCCGCCACGTACAGCTTCTATAGTCTGGGAAATGGACTATTCCTGGAAAGACAAGAGCTGGCTAAACAAGCGGCCTAAGGTAAATGCTTTAGACCAGCCAATTTCTGTTTATGAGCTGCATCTGGGATCCTGGCAACGAGACCCATCCGATCCCGCACGCGTTTTAACCTATAAGGAAATAGGGACTAGTTTGGTGCCGTATGTTAAAGAAATGGGTTTTACGCACGTGGAGTTAATGCCGATTATGGAGTATCCATATTATCCTTCTTGGGGTTATCAAATTACTGGATATTATGCTGCAAGCTCTCGTCATGGTACGCCTCAGGAACTGATGAACCTGATTGAAGAATTGCATAAGCAAAATATAGCCGTGATTTTGGATTGGGTGCCATCGCATTTTCCGGGCGATTCTCATGGTTTATTTAATTTTGATGGCACTCATTTGTATGAGCATGCTGATATGCGTAAAGGCTTTCATCCAGACTGGAAATCGTATATCTTTAATTATGACAGACCTGAAGTTCGGTGTTTTTTAATCAGTAATGCATTGTACTGGCTGGATAAGTTTCATGCTGATGGTTTACGTGTAGATGCAGTAGCTTCTATGCTGTACTTTAACTTTTCAAGAAAGGGTGGGGAGGCAGCCACTAATGAGTATGGTGGGAGTGAAAATTTGGGTGCTATTACCTTTTTAAAAGATTTAAATGAGGCTGTCTATAACAATTATCCTGGTGTACAAACCATTGCAGAAGAAAGCAGCACTTTTCCGGGTGTAACACATCCTGTAATGGATGGTGGGCTTGGTTTTGGTATGAAATGGATGATGGGCTGGATGAACGATACTTTAAAGTATTTCAAAAACGATCCCATTAACCGTAAATTTCATCACCATCAGCTTACTTTTAGCATCACCTATGCCTTTAGTGAGAAATTTATGCTTCCATTTTCTCATGACGAAGTGGTTCATGGAAAATCATCGATGATTTATAAAATGCCAGGTGATGAATGGCAGAAATTTGCGAATCTTAGAACCTTATACACTTATATGTTTACGCAGCCCGGAACAAAGCTGTTGTTTATGGGGAATGAATTTGCGCAAAATGGAGAATGGAATTTTACCCGTTCTCTTGACTGGCATTTGCTTAAATATGCTTCTCATGCGGGTATGCAGAAGACGGTAAAAGCATTAAACCAGCTTTACAAAACAGAACCTGCACTTTATCAGAACAATTTTTCTTACGACGGTTTTGAATGGTTAGACGCGGACGACTGGCAGCATTCTATTTACGTTTATATTCGTAAGGCACAGAAAGCAAAGGATACGCTAATTGTGATTTTAAACCTTACGCCTGTTTACAGGGAGCAGTATAGAATTGGGTTGCCATTTAAAGGCAAATGGGCAGAGCTGTTTAATACGGATGCAACTGAGTTTTTTGGTAGTGGTAAAGTGAATGGCGAAGCAGCTGTACCGGAGCAGGTTTCTTGCAATGGCAGAGATTATTCCATAACTATTAACGTTCCGCCCCTGGCAGCTGTAGTTCTTAAGCAAATTAAGTAA
- a CDS encoding HipA family kinase, whose protein sequence is MNDKQFPLTPSAPGTLEPLRMVNVTRYVTPLREGGSMPAIAEADDDFLYVLKFRGAGQGIKALIAEIIGGELARALGFKVPEIVLANLDEAFGRTEPDEEIQDLLKASVGLNLALHYLSTAITFDSAVNIVDAKLASQIVWLDCLLTNMDRTARNTNMLIWHKELWLIDHGASLYFHHSWQNWEEQAKRPFALIKDHVLLPFASELEAVDQQFKQILSSSLIHSIVALIPDEWLIEELFESPAAQRQAYAKFLEIRIQHSEVFLHEAQHARQAII, encoded by the coding sequence ATGAATGACAAGCAGTTTCCACTGACGCCTTCAGCACCGGGAACATTAGAGCCTTTAAGGATGGTTAATGTAACCCGGTACGTAACACCATTACGTGAAGGTGGTTCTATGCCCGCTATTGCGGAAGCAGATGATGATTTTTTATATGTATTGAAATTCCGCGGTGCGGGACAAGGGATTAAGGCACTTATTGCAGAAATTATTGGTGGTGAGTTGGCACGTGCACTGGGGTTTAAAGTCCCTGAAATTGTACTGGCTAATCTTGATGAGGCGTTTGGACGTACGGAGCCGGATGAGGAAATTCAGGATTTGTTAAAGGCGAGCGTTGGTCTAAATTTAGCCTTGCATTACCTCTCCACGGCAATTACGTTTGACTCAGCCGTGAATATTGTAGATGCTAAACTGGCCTCGCAAATTGTGTGGTTGGATTGTCTTTTGACCAATATGGATCGTACTGCCCGTAATACCAATATGCTGATTTGGCATAAAGAATTATGGCTTATCGATCATGGGGCTTCTCTATATTTTCATCATTCCTGGCAAAACTGGGAGGAGCAAGCCAAACGTCCTTTTGCATTAATAAAAGACCACGTTCTTTTGCCATTTGCTTCGGAACTGGAAGCGGTAGATCAGCAGTTCAAACAGATCTTATCTTCATCACTGATCCATTCCATTGTGGCTTTAATTCCAGATGAGTGGTTGATTGAAGAGTTGTTTGAATCGCCGGCAGCCCAAAGACAGGCTTACGCAAAATTTTTGGAGATCAGGATCCAACATTCGGAAGTATTTTTACATGAGGCACAGCATGCAAGACAAGCAATTATTTGA
- a CDS encoding DUF3037 domain-containing protein translates to MQDKQLFEYAVIRVMPRVEREEFINVGVIVYCAKQRFLKALFTLNEQRLQVFCCDLDLDEVEAHLLAFQRISAGDKNSGPIALLDPASRFRWLTAMRSTVLQTSRVHPGFCTDAEDKLNELYQQLVL, encoded by the coding sequence ATGCAAGACAAGCAATTATTTGAGTATGCCGTAATTCGCGTAATGCCAAGGGTAGAACGTGAAGAATTCATAAATGTGGGTGTAATAGTGTATTGTGCAAAACAACGTTTTTTAAAGGCGCTGTTTACCTTAAATGAACAACGGTTACAGGTTTTTTGTTGTGATCTGGATTTAGATGAAGTAGAAGCACATCTTTTGGCCTTTCAGCGGATAAGTGCAGGAGATAAAAATAGCGGACCAATTGCTTTACTGGACCCGGCTTCCCGGTTCAGGTGGCTTACAGCTATGCGTAGCACAGTGCTGCAAACCTCCAGGGTGCATCCGGGTTTTTGCACAGATGCAGAAGATAAACTGAATGAACTGTACCAGCAACTGGTACTCTAA
- the gap gene encoding type I glyceraldehyde-3-phosphate dehydrogenase: MSKIGINGFGRIGRLVFRAALKRGLDIVAINDLIEPDYMAYMLKYDSTHGRFDGTIEVIDGNLVVNGKSIRITAERDPANLKWDEAGVETVIESTGLFLTRADAEKHIAAGAKRVVFSAPAKDADIPTYVMGVNHHKLTADQTIVSNASCTTNCLAPIAKVLNDNFGIVEGLMSTIHAVTATQKTVDGPSAKDWRGGRGGFSNIIPSSTGAAKAVGMVLPELKGKLTGMSFRVPVADVSVVDLTARLEKPATYEEIKAAMKAASEGELKGVLAYTDEEVVSSDFIGDDHASIFDAKAGISLNDNFVKVVSWYDNEWGYSSALAKFVEYYGTLK; this comes from the coding sequence ATGAGCAAAATTGGAATTAACGGCTTTGGCCGTATCGGCAGACTGGTTTTTAGAGCTGCATTAAAAAGAGGATTAGACATCGTAGCCATCAATGACCTTATTGAGCCAGATTATATGGCTTATATGTTAAAATATGATTCTACGCATGGCCGTTTTGATGGAACAATTGAGGTGATAGATGGAAATTTAGTGGTAAACGGAAAATCCATCCGCATTACTGCAGAACGTGATCCTGCAAACTTGAAATGGGATGAAGCTGGTGTAGAAACTGTAATTGAATCTACCGGTTTATTTTTAACCCGTGCTGACGCTGAAAAACACATTGCTGCTGGTGCTAAAAGAGTAGTATTCTCTGCTCCTGCTAAAGACGCAGACATCCCTACTTATGTAATGGGTGTTAACCACCATAAATTAACCGCAGATCAAACTATTGTTTCAAATGCATCTTGTACAACCAACTGTTTAGCACCAATTGCTAAAGTATTAAATGACAACTTTGGTATTGTAGAAGGCTTAATGAGTACCATCCATGCGGTAACTGCAACTCAGAAAACAGTTGACGGCCCATCTGCTAAAGACTGGAGAGGTGGACGTGGTGGTTTCTCTAACATCATCCCTTCTTCTACTGGTGCTGCTAAAGCGGTAGGAATGGTTCTTCCAGAATTAAAAGGAAAATTAACCGGTATGTCTTTCAGGGTTCCTGTGGCTGACGTATCTGTAGTTGACTTAACTGCCCGTTTAGAAAAACCGGCTACTTACGAAGAAATTAAGGCTGCAATGAAAGCTGCTTCTGAAGGCGAATTGAAAGGTGTATTGGCTTATACTGATGAAGAAGTTGTATCATCTGACTTTATAGGTGATGATCATGCTTCTATATTTGATGCCAAAGCAGGGATTTCATTGAATGATAACTTTGTAAAAGTAGTATCATGGTATGATAACGAATGGGGCTATTCTTCTGCATTAGCTAAATTTGTTGAATATTACGGCACACTTAAATAG
- the pfkA gene encoding 6-phosphofructokinase, with amino-acid sequence MKPNIKNIAVLTSGGDAPGMNACIRAAVRTGIYNGINMFGVMQGYQGLINNNIIPMGARSVSNIIHLGGTVLKTARCLDFKTEEGMKIAYDNLKANDIDGLVVIGGDGTFTGAQRFSQRYDVNVIGVPGTIDNDLYGSDFTLGYDTAINTVIEAIDKIRDTADSHDRLFFVEVMGRDSGCIALRAAISSGAEAVLLPEKPTSLDELIEQLEIGAATKKSSSIVIVSEGHKAGGAYDIAKKVKERFNHYDTKVTILGHLQRGGSPSSFDRILGSRLGFAAINELLKGNTEQMVGLRGNEIKTTSIDEALTKHTFKLEADLLEMAKVLSI; translated from the coding sequence ATGAAGCCAAATATTAAAAATATAGCGGTATTAACATCAGGTGGTGATGCACCTGGAATGAATGCATGCATTAGAGCTGCCGTACGTACCGGCATATATAATGGCATCAACATGTTCGGTGTGATGCAGGGTTACCAGGGACTGATTAACAACAACATCATTCCGATGGGCGCACGCTCTGTAAGTAACATCATTCATCTTGGTGGCACGGTTTTAAAAACAGCACGCTGTTTAGATTTTAAAACAGAAGAGGGAATGAAAATTGCCTATGATAACTTAAAAGCGAATGACATTGATGGTTTAGTGGTTATTGGTGGCGATGGTACTTTTACCGGAGCGCAAAGATTTTCGCAGCGTTATGACGTAAATGTAATTGGCGTACCCGGAACCATAGACAATGACCTATATGGCTCTGACTTTACCTTAGGTTATGATACAGCCATCAATACGGTGATTGAAGCTATCGATAAGATCCGGGATACAGCAGATTCTCATGACAGGTTATTTTTTGTTGAGGTGATGGGCAGGGATTCTGGATGTATTGCTTTAAGAGCAGCAATCTCTAGTGGTGCCGAGGCGGTATTGTTGCCAGAGAAACCAACCAGCCTTGATGAATTGATTGAACAACTTGAAATTGGTGCCGCAACTAAAAAATCTTCTAGTATTGTAATTGTATCCGAAGGCCATAAAGCTGGTGGCGCGTATGATATTGCCAAGAAAGTTAAAGAAAGATTTAACCACTATGACACCAAAGTTACTATATTAGGCCACTTACAAAGAGGAGGTAGCCCAAGTAGCTTTGACCGTATTTTAGGGAGTCGCTTAGGTTTTGCTGCTATTAATGAATTATTAAAAGGCAATACAGAACAAATGGTGGGTTTACGTGGAAACGAAATTAAAACAACCTCTATAGATGAGGCTTTAACTAAACATACTTTTAAGCTGGAGGCCGATTTGTTAGAAATGGCAAAGGTTTTATCTATATGA